AATTCGGCGTTGTCCCCATTGAAAACAGCACCGACGGCCGCGTCGTTGACACCTTGGATATGTTCACCCGCCTCCCGTTGCGGATCTGCGGTGAAGTCCTGATTGCAGTGCATCACAATCTGCTGGCCCGCTGCGAACGCAGTGAAATCACGGAAATCTACAGCAAGCCTCAGGCCCTCTCGCAGTGCCGTGAATGGCTCTCCCGAAACATGCCACAGGCTCACCTTCACGAAGTGACCAGCACCTCGACCGCAGCCCAGTTGGCTGCCACCAAACCCGGTGCCGCAGCCGTCGCCAGCCACCAGGCATCGGTTGAATACGATCTGCAGATCATCGTGGAAGGGATCGAGGATAACGCCAACAATGTGACCCGTTTCGCAGTGATTGGCGAAGAGGTCTGCGAACCAACGGGTAAAGATCGCACTGCAATTCTGGTCCAGATTGCCCACAAAGCTGGCTCTCTGGCTGACACCCTGCAGATCTTCAAGAAAAACAAAATCAATCTGACCTGGATCGAATCATTCCCCCTGCGTGGTGAAGAGCCAGGATACCTGTTCTTTATTGACTTTGAAGGGCACGTAGAAGAGCCCCATATCAAGCGTACGCTGAATGATTTGTCTAAGAAGGTCGTACGACTCGAAACCATGGGCTCCTACCCCAGAAGTGGCATTCTGGAGTAAATCACACCCCGGAATGAGTGATTGAGCCTCAGCGGCGCCCGTTTACCAGCATTATTCTGTCAAAAGAGGCTGCATTTCAGGATTTTGCGCGAGATTCCTTGAATCAGTCGCCCGGACTCAATACCTTATCCAGCACACCGAGGAAGCTGGTATTGTTCGAATTCCAGCTTTCATTTGCATTCGACTGATTTCTCGCTCCGATCTACCCGCAAAACCCGTCTGACGGGTTCCGATTCTGAGTCGAGCCTCAACCCACTATTTTTAGATAATATACAGGATCTATCATGCGTCGTTATCTCGTTGCCGGTAACTGGAAAATGAACACCACCAGAGAATCGGGTACTCAGCTGGCTCAGGCACTGGTCGCAGAAGTTCCTGCTGAAAATCCAGGGGTTGAAGTACTGGTCTGCCCCCCCTTCCCTTACCTGACTTCGATCGGCGATGTTGTTAACGGCTCGGGTGTCGGTTTTGGGGCCCAGAACTGCTACCACGAAGCTCCCGGCGCTTTTACGGGTGAAACAGCAACCGAGATGCTGACAGACATCGGCTGTCGCTCCGTGATTCTGGGACACAGCGAACGCCGCCACATTCTCAAAGAAACCGACGCGGACATTAACCTCAAGGTGAAAAAAGCCCTGGCCTCCGGTCTGCAGGTGATTCTGTGCGTTGGTGAACTGCAGAGTGAGCGGGAAGCCGATCAGACAGAAGCAGTCCTCGATACGCAGATGACCGGTGGACTCGACGGAGTCGATGCTTCAGCTTTCGATCAGATCGTAATCGCCTACGAACCGGTCTGGGCGATTGGAACCGGCCTGACCGCCACTCCCGACCAGGCAGAAGCAGCACATCAGTACCTGCGTAACTGGCTGAAGGACAAGTATTCTGCTGAAATCGCAGATGCGACACGCATTCTGTATGGCGGCAGCGTCAAACCGGACAACGCCCAGGAACTGCTCTCGCAGGAAAACGTCGATGGAGCCCTGGTGGGGGGAGCCAGCCTCAAACCAGAGCTGTTCATTCCCATCATTCAGGCTGCCTCAGGACTGGCCACCAGCTGAAAACAGGCCACTTTATTCGAAATCGCTGCAGCTCAAGCTATAGATACGATTTACAGATCGTATTCGATTACTGTATGATTCAGCCAATCTGTCTGAGCGACAGCCGGTCTGTATAAATACGTTCACAGGACATTATTACCCCTAGGATGAAACAATGATTCTTGCTTCTTTTCTGGATGCCATCACGGATCCTGCAACCCTCTTGATGACACTGCTGATGTTCTTCGGAGTCATGCTGATCATCATCATCCTGCTGCAGAAGGGTCGCGGCGGTGGACTGGCGGGAGCCTTTGGTGGCGCAGGCGGACAGAGCGCCCTGGGTACCAAAGCCGGCGATGTCTTCACCAAAATCACCATTGTGATGGCAGTCATCTGGGTAATTCTTTCCGGTGTTTCAGGGATTGTCACCCGCGCCAGCTCCAACAGCAAATACAAAGGTGGCGCTGCTGTGACTCCGGAAGATCCGGAAATGGTCAATAACGACAAGACCGAAAAAGACGCAGAAGCCGCTACCGCTGAGGAAGATGCTAAGTCGGAATTCAATACCAATATTCCGGAAGCACCCGCCAAACCAGATGCGGAACCGAAGCCTGCTGCTGATAAAGCTGCCAAGCCCACAGAGGAAGCAACCAAGTCAGAACCCAAAACGGATTCAGCCAAGCCTGCTGAAACCAAACCGGCTCCCGAGAAGAAACCAGAAACACCTGCTGAAACAGGAAAGCCTGCCACAGAGCCTAAGTCGGAATAGTTCTTCAGAGATCTGAGACTATTTCCTGTAACCTCTTCGATTCCTGTATATCAGAAAAGAGTGTGTTGTGCTGCTGGGCATGACTGGTTTTGGAAGTTCGACCGCCGAAAATGACCGCCTGTCGGTCCAGGCTGAAATACGAACTGTCAATAATCGATACCTGAAAATTTCGACCCGCTACCCCGACTTCTATGCCAAGCTGGGCAGCCAGATTGAAAAACTGTTACGCAGTGCCATTACGCGAGGCACTGTGAATCTGACGCTGCGAATCGATCACCTGAACCGTAAAAGCGTCTATCTGCTCGACGATCAGGTAGTCCAGCAGTACTGGGAGCAGCTCAAAAAGCTGACAGAGGAATGCCATCTTCCCCTGCCGGACAGTCTCGACAGACTGCTCACTCTGCCTGGCGCCGTAATCGATAATGATTCACGTACACACACTCCCGAATCGGACTGGCCCCTGATCGAAGAGGCCATCAAGGGGGCTCTTATCGAACTGACCGAGTTTCGTCAGAAAGAAGGTGAATCTGCCCAGGCAGACCTGCAGTCCAGCAACAAGACGATCGGCGAACAACTGGAAACGGTCAAACAGAAAGCGCCTCAGGTCGTCACCAGCTATCGCGACCGCCTGCATCAGCGATTGACCGATTTACTCAAAGATCAGGAAGTCGAACTGGATCCGGACAGCATGATCCGAGAAGTGAGCCTGTTTGCCGACCGCTGTGATATCAACGAAGAGATCAGCCGACTCACCTGCCACCTGGAGCAGTTTGACACCATTCTGAACAGTGAGACCTCGCAAGGGAAAAAACTCGAGTTTCTGGTTCAGGAAATGTTTCGCGAAATCAATACGATCGGCTCAAAAGCCAATGATGTGGAAATTTCACACGCTGTGATCGAGATGAAACTGGCCGTTGAAAAAATCAGAGAAAACGTCCAGAACGTAGAATAAAACCGGTATACTATTCTTCAGACCTGAAACCTTCAGACCAATCTCCTGAATCCCGGAGCCAGCAGACGTGTCCGCATCCCCTGACAATCTTCATCCAGATACACCGATCGTGGTCCTTTCCGGCCCTACTGCCAGTGGAAAAACCACGATCGTGAACCGGTTGATGCAGGAGTCTCCGGTCAAACTGATCAAGGCGATCTCCGCCACCACCCGCCCCCGCCGCAAAGGGGAAGTGGATGGTGAAGACTACTACTTCGTGACTCAGGAAGAGTTCGAAGAACGTCAGAAAAATGACGAATTCCTCGAATGTGAGCAGGTACATGGGTTGGGATACTGGTACGGAACGTTAAAATCAGAGGTAGCTCGCGCCGAACAGGAAGGGGGCTGGCCTTTTCTGGAAATCGATGTTCAGGGCACACTGAAGCTCAAAGAGCAGTTTCCGCAGACGATCACACTCTTTGTCAGAACCTCCTCCGATGAAGAATACGAAAAACGCATCCGGAGTCGAGGCACCGAGTCGGAAGAAGTCATCGAAAAACGGCTGGAGACCATCCGCAAGGAACTGGAACTGGCCGAACACTATAATCATGTCATTATTAATGACGAACTGGATCGAGCCATTGCTGAAATCGGCACCATCCTGAAACAACGGGAGCAAGAACTTAATGCTGGAAGAATTTAAAGAAGAAGAAATCGTCAACAAAGTCGGCGGTCGTTTCAAACTGTCTTCATTGATTCAAAAACGGATTGTGGCCCTCAATCGGGGTGCACGTCCCCTTGTGGAAATGCAGACCAAAAACCACATGGAAATCGTGGTTAAGGAAATCATGGAAGACAAAATCTACCTCGACCAGTCAGGCGAAGTCGCGATCAACGATGATGGCAGCCCACTCGAAGAAATCGAGTTCGACGACGCCGGCCCGACCCTTGAAGATCTGGTCTAATTCTTAGACCGGAACGATTCCTGACAGGATTCTAATCATGCAGGGGCGGGAAATTCTTATTGGTGTCTCGGGAGGGATCGCCGCTTACAAAACGGCAGATCTCACCAGTAAACTGGTCCAGAAAGGGGCCGCAGTCAGTGTTGTCATGACACAGGCGGCCCAGAAGTTTATCGGTCCCACCACGTTTGAAGCCCTTACAGGACGCCCTGTTTACCAGGGGAGTTTTACACCCCAGGAGCATTTCCAGGGCGAGCACATTGGTCTGGCGCGGCGAGCCGAACTGTTTGTGATCGCCCCGGCGACTGCCAACGTGATTGCACAAATTGCGCATGGCTTCGCCGATGATCTGCTCTCCACCCTGACCCTCACCTGCACTGCCCCCATTCTGCTGGCCCCCGCGATGAATGCCGATATGTGGGCCAAGCCTTCCGTGCAACGGAATTTAGCCCAGATTCGAGAAGATGGAATCCAGATTGTTGAACCGGGTGAAGGCTGGTTGAGCTGTGGTATCGTCGGCAAAGGACGCATGGCTGAGCCCGCGGATATCTTAAAACAGATTGAGGAATTACTCGGCTGAGTTTTGTCAGCCAGGCCTGGCTGCAGCTCCCTGAACACGAACCATCTCCATGCGAATTCTCATCACAGCAGGTCCTACTCGCGAATATCTGGACGATGTCCGCTATCTTTCGAATGCCAGCAGCGGACAGATGGGATACGAACTCGCCCGGGCTGCTCTGGAGGCAGGTCATGAAGTTGCCCTGGTTTCGGGACCAGTCACCATCCCCGCACCGGAAGGCTGTGAGTTGTATCAGGTCGAGACAACCGATGAGATGTACTCCCAATGCGAACAACTCTTCAAAGACTGTGATGGCGTGATCGGCACTGCCGCGGTCTGCGACTATCGTATCAAAACCCGCAAACCCGGAAAAATCGCCAAAACCGGAGAAGCGATCACGCTGGAACTGGTGGAAACCATTGATGTTCTCGCTGAACTGGGAACCCAAAAAGGAGATCGCTGGGTGATGGGCTTTGCCTTGGAATCACAGGACGCCCGATTCAATGCGGTCCGCAAACTTTACAGCAAGAAATGTGACGCAATCGTCCTGAACAGTGTGACCGCAATTGGCTCTGCTGACAACTATGTGGAAGTCATTGATCAAAGCCAGGAGACCGTCGCCACTTATTCCGGCCCCAAAGCGAGCGTGGCTCGCGAACTCATTGCCTGGATTCAGGCACACATCGCGCGAGGCTGATGCTCGCCTCCCTCTCCCCTTCTCAAACTCATAACCGGTAAAACTGTCACAACCGGTTCAGGGTGACTCCACCACA
This genomic stretch from Gimesia sp. harbors:
- a CDS encoding YicC/YloC family endoribonuclease, encoding MLLGMTGFGSSTAENDRLSVQAEIRTVNNRYLKISTRYPDFYAKLGSQIEKLLRSAITRGTVNLTLRIDHLNRKSVYLLDDQVVQQYWEQLKKLTEECHLPLPDSLDRLLTLPGAVIDNDSRTHTPESDWPLIEEAIKGALIELTEFRQKEGESAQADLQSSNKTIGEQLETVKQKAPQVVTSYRDRLHQRLTDLLKDQEVELDPDSMIREVSLFADRCDINEEISRLTCHLEQFDTILNSETSQGKKLEFLVQEMFREINTIGSKANDVEISHAVIEMKLAVEKIRENVQNVE
- the tpiA gene encoding triose-phosphate isomerase encodes the protein MRRYLVAGNWKMNTTRESGTQLAQALVAEVPAENPGVEVLVCPPFPYLTSIGDVVNGSGVGFGAQNCYHEAPGAFTGETATEMLTDIGCRSVILGHSERRHILKETDADINLKVKKALASGLQVILCVGELQSEREADQTEAVLDTQMTGGLDGVDASAFDQIVIAYEPVWAIGTGLTATPDQAEAAHQYLRNWLKDKYSAEIADATRILYGGSVKPDNAQELLSQENVDGALVGGASLKPELFIPIIQAASGLATS
- the pheA gene encoding prephenate dehydratase; the protein is MAKKKAVKKRASVTKPKSAPQKKVVRKTSKSSPASIQSELKKIDREIIKLVNKRCSMTVKQIKSDPEPRKAMFDPKSDEELRETIEKLNAPGPMTNASIRGVFRQILSSARRQIHPQRVAYLGPAYSYTHLAALERFGEEADMVPVNTIGSVFEEVNRGNTEFGVVPIENSTDGRVVDTLDMFTRLPLRICGEVLIAVHHNLLARCERSEITEIYSKPQALSQCREWLSRNMPQAHLHEVTSTSTAAQLAATKPGAAAVASHQASVEYDLQIIVEGIEDNANNVTRFAVIGEEVCEPTGKDRTAILVQIAHKAGSLADTLQIFKKNKINLTWIESFPLRGEEPGYLFFIDFEGHVEEPHIKRTLNDLSKKVVRLETMGSYPRSGILE
- the coaBC gene encoding bifunctional phosphopantothenoylcysteine decarboxylase/phosphopantothenate--cysteine ligase CoaBC, giving the protein MQGREILIGVSGGIAAYKTADLTSKLVQKGAAVSVVMTQAAQKFIGPTTFEALTGRPVYQGSFTPQEHFQGEHIGLARRAELFVIAPATANVIAQIAHGFADDLLSTLTLTCTAPILLAPAMNADMWAKPSVQRNLAQIREDGIQIVEPGEGWLSCGIVGKGRMAEPADILKQIEELLG
- the gmk gene encoding guanylate kinase, encoding MSASPDNLHPDTPIVVLSGPTASGKTTIVNRLMQESPVKLIKAISATTRPRRKGEVDGEDYYFVTQEEFEERQKNDEFLECEQVHGLGYWYGTLKSEVARAEQEGGWPFLEIDVQGTLKLKEQFPQTITLFVRTSSDEEYEKRIRSRGTESEEVIEKRLETIRKELELAEHYNHVIINDELDRAIAEIGTILKQREQELNAGRI
- a CDS encoding DNA-directed RNA polymerase subunit omega, with amino-acid sequence MLEEFKEEEIVNKVGGRFKLSSLIQKRIVALNRGARPLVEMQTKNHMEIVVKEIMEDKIYLDQSGEVAINDDGSPLEEIEFDDAGPTLEDLV
- the secG gene encoding preprotein translocase subunit SecG, whose protein sequence is MILASFLDAITDPATLLMTLLMFFGVMLIIIILLQKGRGGGLAGAFGGAGGQSALGTKAGDVFTKITIVMAVIWVILSGVSGIVTRASSNSKYKGGAAVTPEDPEMVNNDKTEKDAEAATAEEDAKSEFNTNIPEAPAKPDAEPKPAADKAAKPTEEATKSEPKTDSAKPAETKPAPEKKPETPAETGKPATEPKSE
- a CDS encoding phosphopantothenoylcysteine decarboxylase, whose translation is MRILITAGPTREYLDDVRYLSNASSGQMGYELARAALEAGHEVALVSGPVTIPAPEGCELYQVETTDEMYSQCEQLFKDCDGVIGTAAVCDYRIKTRKPGKIAKTGEAITLELVETIDVLAELGTQKGDRWVMGFALESQDARFNAVRKLYSKKCDAIVLNSVTAIGSADNYVEVIDQSQETVATYSGPKASVARELIAWIQAHIARG